Proteins from a single region of Apium graveolens cultivar Ventura chromosome 7, ASM990537v1, whole genome shotgun sequence:
- the LOC141673614 gene encoding uncharacterized protein LOC141673614 gives MSAIHFKFYATNNDAEYEALINGLKLAREVGTVNLIVWSDSELVVNQVNGGFQAWGPRTKLYMRCAKRLLENFSNARLESVLREENSNVDALAKMGSQMDSVQLGQIPLGILEIPSIPEVEVLQMQEIPQENWMTPIHNYIQTGAVPEDKLQARRQRYQAAKYVEYDGVLYKRGFNQPLLYCVDMEEGNYILREVQTGICVFLLEV, from the exons ATGAGTGCTAtccatttcaagttttatgctaccaacaatgatgctgagtatgaagctTTGATCAACGGTCTGAAATTAGCTCGGGAGGTAGGGACCGTGAATTTGATAGTTTGGAGTGATTCCGAATTAGTTGTGAACCAGGTCAATGGAGGATTCCAAGCCTGGGGACCGCGGACGAAGCTATATATGAGATGTGCAAAACGCCTACTGGAAAATTTTTCAAATGCCAGACTAGAAAGTGTTCTACGAGAAGAAAATAGTAATGTGGATGCTTTGGCCAAGATGGGTTCACAAATGGACAGCGTTCAACTTGGACAAATCCCTTTGGGAATCCTGGAAATTCCAAGTATTCCGGAGGTGGAAGTGCTTCAAATGCAAGAAATCCCACAAGAAAACTGGATGACTCCCATCCATAACTATATTCAGACAGGAGCTGTACCAGAGGACAAACTACAGGCTCGACGCCAGCGGTACCAGGCCGCAAAGTACGTCGAATATGACGGGGTACTATACAAGAGGGGATTTAACCAGCCACTGTTATATTGTGTGGACATGGAAGAGGGAAATTATATTCTGAGAGAGGTGCAAACAGGGATTTgcg TATTTTTGCTGGAGGTCtga
- the LOC141671740 gene encoding uncharacterized protein LOC141671740, which yields MAVVSSVTKADFLNISKAYHPQPALRPKVSTLSFTSSNKYSKGGIGATSEDGSKMGKQFEEFAQKTGEDLKVSFEDTKKKVKEMNEKLQVEAHEAVEAGKKNADIFVDKAKEEADKAADTAYELKLKSLDAAVVAAEKLKETGGSLAERLKETSDTVADRVAKAASEAKAKAKDAAEVSNQKLGEALDAAKDAAEKVKDTVVEKADS from the exons ATGGCAGTAGTTTCAAGTGTAACTAAAGCTGATTTTCTCAACATCTCAAAGGCATACCATCCTCAGCCAGCTCTCAGGCCTAAAGTGTCTACTCTTAGTTTCACTTCCAGTAACAAATACTCAAAG gGTGGAATTGGAGCTACCAGTGAAGATGGAAGTAAAATGGGCAAACAGTTTGAGGAGTTTGCACAAAAAACAGGAGAGGACTTAAAGGTAAGTTTTGAGGACACGAAAAAAAAGGTCAAGGAAATGAATGAAAAACTTCAAGTTGAAGCTCACGAGGCAGTAGAGGCAGGCAAGAAGAATGCAGATATCTTCGTTGACAAGGCAAAAGAAGAGGCAGATAAAGCTGCCGACACAGCTTATGAATTGAAACTGAAGAGTTTGGATGCTGCGGTTGTGGCGGCTGAGAAGTTAAAGGAGACTGGAGGCTCGCTGGCTGAGAGGTTGAAGGAGACTAGTGACACCGTGGCAGATAGAGTGGCAAAGGCAGCCAGTGAGGCAAAGGCAAAGGCAAAGGATGCGGCGGAGGTGTCCAATCAGAAGCTAGGGGAAGCGTTGGATGCGGCCAAGGATGCTGCGGAGAAGGTTAAAGACACTGTGGTTGAAAAAGCTGATAGTTAA
- the LOC141673613 gene encoding uncharacterized protein LOC141673613, with product MAYCNEDEEGELINDDGFVYKSNKRPRLDIIAVTSAPPPDALVEDTNRKIRRRNAMLNLKQKYQAELSRWELLSNTLRDLNLQTQNVEKRSEKIDVGQRGDELSFEFSVYSGCALVDELLAHVVSRS from the exons ATGGCATATTGCAATG AAGATGAAGAAGGGGAGCTCATCAACGACGATGGCTTCGTCTACAAGAGCAACAAGCGCCCTCGCCTCGATATCATTGCCGTCACTTCTGCTCCCCCGCCAGATGCACTTGTTGAGGACACCAATCGAAAGATTCGGAGAAGAAATGCTATGTTAAACCTTAAACAAAAGTACCAAGCTGAGCTTTCTCGTTGGGAACTTTTGTCAAACACCTTGAGGGACTTGAATTTGCAAACCCAGAATGTTGAAAAGAGGTCTGAGAAGATTGATGTGGGCCAAAGGGGAGATGAGTTGTCGTTTGAGTTTTCGGTTTATAGTGGGTGTGCTCTTGTTGATGAGCTCCTTGCTCACGTAGTTTCAAGATCTTAG